In the genome of Arvicola amphibius chromosome 2, mArvAmp1.2, whole genome shotgun sequence, the window gaaattttcaaatatcaaTGAGCCATATAAAAGTACTACAATATCCTCCTATtgttacacatgtacacattttaTAACATGTCTGCCACATAAATTGGACCTGAAAGATGtacagaaaatatgttcaacatttttttcaatgtgtaaacaaataaataaacaatatccAAAGAGAAATATGTTGATAAAAACACACCTAGTAATCTGTAGGGTTTCCTTCTAAAGATTCACAGAATCTTTACAACAGATTTAACATCACTGAACACAggccacatgaacacatacacacatgtattttacatattaacaaaaatcatttaaaatgtcaaagggattattctataaagaaaaaatgtattttgctaatgttatatgttcatatatttagtccatattcatatttattcttgTAGGGAACCACAAGTATTTCCATGTTTTCTATCAAGGCTATAATATTTACTGTATACCTAATCTACACAATTCACAATGCTACAAGTAAAGTGTAGAAGGTTgaaatttatacaaaaataaCTCATTAAAAACTAGTATACCTCCAAAATACAAAAGATGATGTACATTTTAGGAAACTGAGGGCTCCACATCACTGAGCCTGCATCTCAGCCACCACACCATGGAAATAAATGCTAATCTAAGCTTACTATTTCCCAGAATCAAGACATAGGAGTGGCTGGAAGGGAAAGCAACTTCAGTcacacagaaaagcagagaaactgAATATTTCAGCTCATAGTTAATGTTACAAAACTGCAAAAGAagtgacagaaaataaatactgtaCAGTAACAGGAATGTGACCACCATTTGCAAGGCCTTTTTGTGGGCTGCCTTGCTGACATCTCTGGAGCCTTTGGCATTGTACTGCATGTTCTTCAGATGTCGccacagggagaagatgagcaggaGAAACACGGTTAGGGTCACGGTGAAGGGGATGAGTGTGAACATAGTGTTGGTGAGTACAACAAGCCTAGGAGCTTGAGAATAATTACTTGGGATAATTCTGAAGAATGTATTGGCTTCAATTCTGTTAATCCAGAGATCAGTATTTGTGTTTATAACCAAAATGTTTACAAACAAGAGGAACAGAGATGCCAACAGTGTCCCCGAAACTACTTTTTTTACTCTCCActttagatgaagaaaaaaaggatttGAAAAATTGGCTATCTTGAGAAAATAGAAGATGCTGAGACATGTAGCAAGCCAGATACTGAAATGATTGGTTACtgcccagaaaataaaaatttgtctcATAATTCTTCTAGTTACTATTATGTCTAGGTATTGTTCAGATACAAATATACCTGCAGTTATTGAAAAGAGCAAAGCAACTCTGGAAATTGCCAGAGTAGTCAAGATCTGATCTATGAAGCATATCTGTCTCCACTTTAACCAGTCCATAATGTTCACAAAAACTGTGAATGCATTGCCTAAGTTTCCAATTAGAAATTCCACACTTAAAGCAGTTAATAATATGTAATGTAAAACACCATTCATTGTTTCCAAGATGATGTTCAGAATTCCACTATAGTGCTAAATATTTCTGAATACATTCTTTTGGTATATGGCTAGCTGATTCTTAAGAATTtataacacacacaaattaaatgtaCTCATATGTACAATGTCAAGTAAGCATCGAGATTTACTAATGAAATGGTTTATAGTATTCTTCTAAAAAATCTTACACTTTGCAAAAAACTCAGCTGATCTTTATCCAGATGCTTCATCCATTACACAAAATGATTGGAGTCATCCATAGTTGATGCTGAAGAAAGCAGAAATCTTATGTACTgtcatcaaaacaaataaatttattttcattgttttgactgttcaaacattaaattttaatcattaattttctcacaaaaattataaaattcttacTCATATAAAAAGGAAAGTATCTTAACTTCTATGCAACAAAAATTTccattaaatatttcaaaatgaagcCAGTTAGGCATCTATACATATTTTCTAAAGTGCTTTCTACAAGCAAACAATTAACTAATAATCTTACATAGTTATGCTTCAAATATTGGGACTGAGaagattaattttactttttatacaaTCATATATCCATGCATACATATCCATATGCTAATATATGCTAGTTCATAAGTATGCATTTATTTAGATCATAAcccctttcatttctgacatAAATAATTCAGGTTTATCATTGACTTAAAATTTATTGTGCATTTTACTTATGATTAGTAATATGATAGTTGTTAGAAGATGGTATAaaactgctttcatttttaatcgATGCAATAATAATATAACTATTCTAAAGACTTGTGACTATtttattcatacatgtatattattataGAGTAATTCTTATTTTGTTACAAAACAGACAATAAATTTACATGAATTCATTTGCACAACAAGAATTCTTTTCATTATCCTTGTCTGCTACCTTTGTTAATGCATCTGATTCCTTCACCAGTAGGAACACTAGGCATTATTCATTTCTCTCCAGTTTTCACTGACATTTGCTCCTGTAATGTTACTGTAGGCACAGAGGCATATAAAGGCTAATACATAGCCctggaaagaaagcaaatggagCAATGGGTCATAACATTCTTTAAATCAAATGGATAGTTAAAGAAGCAATAACAGAACAGAAGTATCgaaataagaaagcagaaaaacatgTATCAAAACTTTAGTAAACTTGGCCTAGTGGTGCACACTGGTATATGTGGCTCCACACTGAAGGAAACTGATCTAGTTGGTAAGACCCTGTATCAACATAACACTAACAAAAAAGTTTAGATTGTAGGAAAAACTATTGGTTAATGTGTTTGAGAGATGGATTATAACTGGAAATTATAGCAATAGTGAGCAAAGAAAGTGACAAAATTTCTAGAACAGAAACACTGACATACCTGAACACAGAAAGGTCCTCATGGGATGGCTCTTTCCCCATAACAAAAAGgcagaagaagacaaagagaaatgcaaaacacatTGAGGGTGGGGCTGTGTGGAGCAAATGCTAGTACAAGAGCTTCAAGGTCTTCAGGAAAGGTGACAAAGTTTGTATTAATGAGAGGCAGTAACACCAGCTCAGGAACTTTCCTAAGCCCCTCTTCTTGACCTTCTACTCTGAACAGGAAACATTTGAGGTTCTACTGGAGTAGCTGTAGCTGCTGGACTCTGTAATCCAAGTTGCTTCTTTTTCAGATGCAAAACTGCAAGTTTATTAATAGAAGCAAGATTGTCGTGAAAGTCTCTGACACAGTTGTAGGAACAAAGCCCAGACAGACTCCTACTAAATTTTTGTAAGGCACTCCTTCAAGAGAGGAGTAACCCATATTCAAGAGACACATCAGCGATAACAGAGCTACAGAATAAACATAGTCTCCCATCCAAGCACAGGTCACTCAGTAAAGGTTTAAGttgtatgtttatatattcaGTCACTGTTTGAGTGGCATAGTAcatgaatattttcatcattattCTGTGTGAGACCTtaaatttcttgttttctattttcttggtgAATCCTTCCATTTTGAACTATAATGGAACATTGTGAGCATTAGGTCTAATTTTCTAAATGGCTGTCCAGGTACTGGATGGTGGCAGGGAAAATATCCATTTAATTAAAGATTTTGCTCCATGCCTTCTATGAACTTTTAACATGCACTCTTGAAAGGAGTTTAGGAATGTTATGaggaaaaaaacatacaaaagtgatggaggagagttatctgtctatgtttctttcattggttaattaataaagaaaac includes:
- the LOC119806534 gene encoding taste receptor type 2 member 140-like codes for the protein MGKEPSHEDLSVFSVEFLIGNLGNAFTVFVNIMDWLKWRQICFIDQILTTLAISRVALLFSITAGIFVSEQYLDIIVTRRIMRQIFIFWAVTNHFSIWLATCLSIFYFLKIANFSNPFFLHLKWRVKKVVSGTLLASLFLLFVNILVINTNTDLWINRIEANTFFRIIPSNYSQAPRLVVLTNTMFTLIPFTVTLTVFLLLIFSLWRHLKNMQYNAKGSRDVSKAAHKKALQMVVTFLLLYSIYFLSLLLQFCNINYELKYSVSLLFCVTEVAFPSSHSYVLILGNSKLRLAFISMVWWLRCRLSDVEPSVS